The Streptomyces racemochromogenes DNA segment ACGGCTCGAAGTACTGGGAGAACCAGTCGTCGGGTATCGGCGTGAACGGCAGTCCGTCGTCGCGGGTGGCCCAGTCGGGGACGCCGCGGGCGCCGAAGTGCGGCCCGTACACGTCCTGGTGGGCGTCGAGTACGACCTTGACCCGGTAGCGGTCGGCCCAGTCGAGGATGCGGCGCATCTTGGCGAGGTAACCGCGGTCGTAGTGCCCGGGGGTGGGTTCGAGGTCGTCCCAGAAGAACGCCAGGCGCGCGAGGTTGAAGCCGCGGGCGGACATGTCCCGCAGGTCGCTCTCGTGGATGTCCGCGAACGCGTCGGCGCCCCGGCCGCTCTTGTCGGCGAGGTTGAAGCCGCGCCACTGCAGTGCGCGGCCCCGGCCGTCGGCGATGAAGGTGCGGTCCCCGACCGTGACGCGGTCGGTGACGCGGTCCGGGCGGGCCTGGGCCTGCGCGGGGACGACGCCGAGCAGGAGGGCTGCCACGGCGAGGACGACGGGGGCGAAGCGGGAGGTCCGGCGCATGCGGGAGACCCTTTCGGGGGCGGCTTCACGGACGGCGTGCTACTGGCCGGTGGGATGTTACTGACGGGTGAGGCAAGTTCCCACTGTTTCAACGGAGTTGGCGCGACGCCTTCGCGGCGGGGGTCTGCCGGAGAATGCGGATTCGGCCATGACAGGTTCCGCCCGGCACTCCACACTGGTGCTGAACCACGCGATGGGGAGGCGCTGATGGGTCGGGCTCTGCGTATGGGTGTGCCTGCGGGTGTCGTGCTGCTGGTGGCGTGCGCACCGTGGTACGCCCCTTATTACTCCACCGTCCTGGTGTGGGAGCTGCGCAAGCTCTTCGCCTGGCTGGCCCTGCCGCTGCTGGCGTCGGGACTCATCGCGCTGGCGGGAACCGGGCGGTGGCTGCTGCGCCGGGCGCGCGGCAGGGAAGGCGGCGGTTCCGGCGAGGCGGCGGGGGTGCTCGGCTGCCTGGGCGTCCTCGTCGGTCTCGCACTCGCCGTCTGGTGGCTGGTCTACGGCGCGTACCTCCAGGACCGCGGCTACATGGAGGCCACGCGGGTGGTGACCGAGCCGGTGCCCGCGCTGGCCCCCCGTGCGCCCTACCTCGTCGGGAAGGCGCAGGCGGCTCCGCACCTGGGCGATGTCACCGGTGAGATCTCCGACATCACGTACCTGCCCGACTCGGACCGTTTCTCCACCCTCGTCGAGCGCAGCGGCTGGCTGTCGGGGTACGAGGTCGGCCTCGTGCAGGAGGTGCCGCTCGGGGGCACCGGCCGGGCGCAGCAGCGCTGTTCGTTCGACGTCGACGTGGCGGACGCCCGCGTCAGCGGCTGGTTCGGCCACAACCTGGGCCGGAAGATCTCCGAGCAGAAGCGCTGGGTCCGCTTCGAGGCCGGCGACGCGTACGTGACCTGCTCGGGCGATACGCCCGTCGTGGTCGTACCCCTGAAGCGGCAGACCGGGTTCCTGGTCGTGACGGAACGCCCGGCGGGAGTGGCGCTCTACGACGGCCGGACGGGCAAGGTCACCATCACCACGGAGACGGACGCCGTGCCGGGGCCCTCCTATCCGCTCAGCCTCGCCGCCCGTCAGCGCGAGGCGGTGGCCGCCGTCGGCGGCTTCACGGACTGGTGGTTCGAACGCAGCGGCTGGGACGCCTCGGAGGACGGCGCGAACGAGGGGAACGACTCGGAGTTCACCCTGCGCTACGGCGATGCGAGCGGGCGCAGCGTCTACGTCACTCCGCTGACGCCGCAGGGCGAGGCCAGCTCGGTCGTCGCCGTCGCGACGGTGCCGGCCCGCCACGAGGGCGGCGGGCTGGCGCCGCTGACCGTCCACCGGCTCGATCCGACCTGGTCCTCGCCGAAGGCGATCATCGCGCTGATCAAGGCCGAGTACCGGGACGTCTGCTGCTACAACGACGACCGGGTGTTCGAGGTGGTCCCCACGGGCGGCACCACCTGGACCGCCACCATCGGCAGCGAACAGGACATCCGCTACCGCGTGGAGGGCCGGGGCCAGGTCGCGGGCCGCGAGGCTACCTGCCTGAAGGCCGCCGACGGGACACTGATCAAGTGCGCGTTCGCGGCCCCCGGCTCACCGGAGGAACAGGAGCTCAAACGGCGCGAGGAACAGGCGAAGGGCAAGCCCCGGGCCGAGCCGCCGGACCTCGGCGACCTCACCGCCTACACGCCCGGGCAGCTGGCCGAGCTGAACCGCCGCATCAGTGAGGAGGTCAACCGCCGGCTCAAGGGCTGACGGGACGCCGGGGGCCGGGAACGCGTCCGGCCCAGCGTGTCCGAGGACCGTCTTGACGGCGGGAAACCGGGCGAGATCCACTGAAGCCACGACACCCGCCCCATATGGGCGGGTACCGGTGGGGTTTCGTGGCATGGGGGGCGAGGGGTGGGGCTTCGGCGTGCGCGGGGGTTCGCGGTGAAGGCCACGGCGCTGTTCCGGCTGGCGCACCTGATAGCCGCGGCGGGCGTCGTGCTCGCGGACCGGGTGGACGTCCGGAGCGTCGCCCTGCTGGCCTGCGTCTGCGCCGTCTCGGTGGTCCTCTACGTGCCCGCCCTCGTGCGCGGCTGGTTCTCCGGTGCGGGCGTGTGGACCGATGTGCTGGTGACCGGGTGCGTTCTGCCGTGGGTCGCCGTCGCCGTGATCGGCGAGGGGGACGCCGTGGCACCGCACGGCTGGCTGATGGTGCAGAGCCTGTCGGCCGCCGCCACCGCGGTGGTCGCGTTCCGGTGGCGGGGGGCCGCCCTCGCGGTGGCGCTGCTGCTGGCCACCTCGCCCGCCGTGCACGCGGTGGTGCCGGACCCGGACCCGGCGGGTCTCCTCGATCATTTCAGCGCGATCGCCAGCTGTGTCGCCCTGGCCGGCGGAGGCTGGTGGTACACACGGCGCCAGGGGCTCCTGCTGGACGCCGCGCACGACCGGGCGGTCGCCCTGGAGGCCGCCCGCGCGCGCCAGGCCGAGCGTACGGCGCACCACGCGGCCCTGCACGACACCGTGCTCGCCACCCTCACCACGATCGGGGCGGGCCGCGTGGACGCCAACGCCCCGGCGGTCCGCGAACGCTGCGCGCGCGAGGCCGCGTACCTGCGGCGGCTCGTCGAGTCCGAGGAGGAGGGGCACGACCGGCCGTACGGCCCGCCTCCGGGCGCGGCGGCGGACGCGCGGGCCGCACTGGAGGAGGCCGTCCACCGGGCGGAGGGCCTGGGGCTGACCCTGAAGGCGCAGTTCCACGCCGTGCCGGAGCTGCCGCGGGAGGTCTGCGAGGCCCTCGCCGCCGCCGTGTCCGAGGCCCTGAACAACGTGAGCCGGCACGCGGGCACCGACACCGCCTACGTCACCGCCGTCGGAGGGGCCGGGGGCGGGGTAGAGGTGACCGTGGCCGACCGCGGGGCCGGTTTCGACGTCCGCGGGTCCGGCGGGCGTGGGACCGGGCTGCGCAGGTCGGTCCGCGGCAGGCTGGCCGCCGTGGGCGGGGCGGCGGTCGTGGACAGTCACCCCGGTGAGGGGACCGTCGTCGAGCTGCGGTGGCCCGCGTGATCGACATCGCCGTGGTCGACGACGACCGCATGCTCCTCGACGGGCTGGTCTCCTGGCTCGGCCGCCAGCAGCGGCTGCGGCTGGTCGGCACCGCGGCGACGGTCGGTGAGCTGCTGGCGCGGCCGGGGGCGGCGGCCGAGGTCGTCCTGCTGGACCTGGTCCTGCGCGACGGCTCCGATCCGGAGGCCAACGTACGGCGGGTGCGGGCGGCCGGGAGCAAGGTCCTGCTGATCAGTACGGTGACCGACCGCGCCCGGATCGTGGCGGCCGTTACGGCCGGGGCGGACGGCTACCTGACCAAGGACCACGCGCTGGACACCCTCGTCGAGGCCGTCGAGGCGGTGGCCGCGGGCGGCACGGCGCACTCGCCCGAACTCGCCTTCGCCTGGGCGAACGACACCGGTCCGGCCCGGCCGCACCTGGCGCCGCGGGAACGGCAGGTGCTGCGCGACTACGCCTCCGGGCTGACGCTGAAGGCCGCCGCGCGCCGTGCGGGCATCAGCTACCACACCGCGAAGTACTACCTGGACCAGGTCAAGGAGAAGTACCGGCAGGCCGGACGGCCCGCCCGTACGAAGATCGAGCTGGCCCGGCGGGTGCACGAGGACGGCCTGCACCCGTGAGGTGTCACGCGGTGGGCGGCGCGGGTTCCCCCGGGGCCGGCGGCCGGCAGGCGGCGCCGGCGGCGTCCTCCTCCGTGCGCGGCCAGTAGCGCCCTTCGAGGGCCTCCGCGCTGCGGTTGAGCCGGACCAGGACGTCCTCCAGCTCCCGCACCTCCTCCGGCGACCA contains these protein-coding regions:
- a CDS encoding sensor histidine kinase; this translates as MKATALFRLAHLIAAAGVVLADRVDVRSVALLACVCAVSVVLYVPALVRGWFSGAGVWTDVLVTGCVLPWVAVAVIGEGDAVAPHGWLMVQSLSAAATAVVAFRWRGAALAVALLLATSPAVHAVVPDPDPAGLLDHFSAIASCVALAGGGWWYTRRQGLLLDAAHDRAVALEAARARQAERTAHHAALHDTVLATLTTIGAGRVDANAPAVRERCAREAAYLRRLVESEEEGHDRPYGPPPGAAADARAALEEAVHRAEGLGLTLKAQFHAVPELPREVCEALAAAVSEALNNVSRHAGTDTAYVTAVGGAGGGVEVTVADRGAGFDVRGSGGRGTGLRRSVRGRLAAVGGAAVVDSHPGEGTVVELRWPA
- a CDS encoding response regulator transcription factor — encoded protein: MIDIAVVDDDRMLLDGLVSWLGRQQRLRLVGTAATVGELLARPGAAAEVVLLDLVLRDGSDPEANVRRVRAAGSKVLLISTVTDRARIVAAVTAGADGYLTKDHALDTLVEAVEAVAAGGTAHSPELAFAWANDTGPARPHLAPRERQVLRDYASGLTLKAAARRAGISYHTAKYYLDQVKEKYRQAGRPARTKIELARRVHEDGLHP